A region of Paraburkholderia largidicola DNA encodes the following proteins:
- the yjgA gene encoding ribosome biogenesis factor YjgA — protein MTRKTRIQPMEPADVVDDNGYDRPSKSQLKREMHALQELGVELVALPKDALKRMPMPESLDEAVRAARRITDHEGKRRQMQYVGKVMRGLTDDETAALREALDKYKGVNKAETARLHWIERTREQLLADDAALTEFIRQHPAADPQEGRTLIRNARREAQQGKPPRYFRDLFQWIKNADGAGNDDEDSHDSEDLDDDDDESRA, from the coding sequence ATGACACGCAAAACCCGCATTCAACCCATGGAGCCCGCTGACGTCGTCGACGACAACGGGTATGACCGTCCCAGCAAGTCGCAACTGAAGCGCGAAATGCACGCGTTGCAGGAGCTGGGCGTAGAACTCGTCGCGCTGCCGAAAGACGCATTGAAGCGCATGCCGATGCCTGAATCGCTCGATGAAGCCGTGCGTGCAGCACGCCGCATCACCGATCACGAAGGCAAGCGCCGCCAGATGCAGTACGTCGGCAAGGTGATGCGCGGCCTGACGGACGATGAAACGGCTGCGCTGCGCGAAGCGCTCGACAAATACAAAGGCGTCAACAAGGCCGAAACGGCGCGCCTGCACTGGATCGAACGCACGCGCGAGCAGCTGCTCGCCGACGACGCCGCGCTGACCGAATTCATCCGCCAGCACCCCGCCGCCGACCCGCAGGAAGGCCGCACACTGATCCGCAACGCGCGCAGGGAAGCGCAGCAAGGCAAGCCGCCGCGCTACTTCCGCGACCTGTTCCAGTGGATCAAGAACGCGGACGGCGCCGGCAACGACGACGAAGACAGCCACGATTCCGAAGATCTGGACGACGACGATGACGAATCCCGTGCGTAA
- the pmbA gene encoding metalloprotease PmbA, protein MAADTEARQRFFPHTQDELKEIASDILRHAKSLGASDAATEISEGDGLSVSVRRGEVETIEHNRDKMVGVTVFIGNKRGNASTSDFSSEALKDTVMAAYNIARFTAEDDCAGLAEEELLEKDPRDLDLYHPWNLDADEAVELARRAEDAAFAVSPQIKNSEGASVSAQHSQFVLGTSRGFLSGYPYSRHYVACAPIAGSGRNMQRDDWYTSKRSATELADPEAVGRYAAERALARMGARGLDTRKVPVLFEAPLAAGLLGAFVQATSGGALYRKTTFLVDSLGKPVFAPHVQVVEDPHVPRAMGSAPFDEEGVRTKQRSVVKDGVVEGYFLSTYSARKLGMPTTGNAGGSHNLSLRSSLTQASDDFEEMLRKLGTGLLLTELMGQGVNYVTGDYSRGASGFWVENGKIQYPVEEITVASTLQEMFRHVVAIGADTIVRGTKQTGSVLIERMTVAGQ, encoded by the coding sequence ATGGCAGCAGACACGGAAGCCCGGCAACGATTTTTCCCGCATACGCAGGATGAACTGAAGGAAATCGCCTCCGACATTCTTCGTCACGCAAAGTCGCTCGGCGCGAGCGACGCGGCAACCGAGATTTCGGAAGGCGATGGCCTGTCCGTCTCAGTGCGTCGCGGCGAAGTCGAGACGATCGAGCACAACCGCGACAAGATGGTCGGCGTGACGGTTTTCATCGGCAACAAGCGCGGCAATGCGAGTACGTCTGACTTTTCGTCAGAGGCGCTGAAGGACACGGTGATGGCCGCGTACAACATCGCGCGCTTCACGGCCGAGGACGACTGCGCGGGTCTCGCGGAAGAAGAACTGCTCGAAAAGGATCCGCGCGATCTCGACCTGTATCACCCGTGGAATCTGGACGCGGACGAAGCCGTCGAACTGGCGCGCCGCGCGGAAGACGCGGCCTTCGCCGTGAGCCCGCAGATCAAGAACTCGGAAGGCGCGAGCGTATCGGCGCAGCATTCGCAGTTCGTGCTCGGCACGTCGCGGGGCTTTCTCTCGGGCTATCCGTACTCGCGTCATTACGTGGCGTGTGCGCCCATCGCGGGCAGTGGCCGCAACATGCAGCGCGACGACTGGTACACGTCGAAGCGCAGCGCAACCGAGCTTGCCGACCCCGAAGCCGTCGGCCGTTACGCCGCCGAGCGCGCGCTGGCGCGCATGGGGGCGCGTGGGCTCGACACGCGCAAGGTACCGGTGCTGTTCGAGGCGCCGCTCGCGGCGGGCCTGCTCGGCGCGTTCGTGCAGGCGACGAGCGGCGGCGCGCTGTATCGCAAGACGACGTTTCTGGTCGACAGCCTCGGCAAGCCGGTATTCGCACCGCATGTGCAGGTGGTCGAAGATCCGCACGTGCCGCGTGCGATGGGCAGTGCGCCGTTCGATGAAGAGGGTGTGCGGACGAAGCAGCGTTCTGTCGTGAAAGATGGCGTCGTGGAAGGGTATTTCCTGTCGACGTATTCGGCACGCAAACTCGGCATGCCGACGACGGGTAACGCAGGCGGTTCGCATAATCTCTCGCTGCGGAGTTCGTTGACGCAGGCGTCTGATGACTTCGAGGAGATGCTGCGCAAGCTTGGGACTGGCCTGTTGCTCACCGAGCTGATGGGGCAGGGCGTCAATTACGTGACGGGCGATTATTCGCGCGGCGCATCAGGGTTCTGGGTCGAGAATGGGAAGATTCAGTATCCCGTTGAAGAGATTACTGTTGCCAGTACGCTGCAGGAGATGTTCCGGCATGTCGTCGCTATTGGTGCGGACACGATTGTCCGCGGGACTAAGCAGACGGGCTCCGTTCTGATCGAGCGGATGACTGTTGCTGGGCAGTGA
- a CDS encoding dihydrofolate reductase, whose translation MTTLTLIVARARNGVIGRDNQLPWRLPEDLAFFKRTTMGAPIVMGRKTHESIGRVLPGRRNIVVTRDAQRRFDGCDAVTNLDDALALAARDGAAEAFLIGGAQLYQEGALRADKMIVTEIHADFDGDARFPAPDPAVWHEVSRETHWAKEPNDFEYAFVVYQRVAR comes from the coding sequence ATGACGACGCTGACTCTGATCGTCGCTCGCGCCCGCAATGGCGTGATCGGCCGCGATAACCAGTTGCCCTGGCGGCTGCCCGAAGATCTCGCATTCTTCAAGCGTACGACGATGGGTGCGCCTATTGTCATGGGGCGCAAGACGCATGAATCGATCGGGCGGGTGCTACCTGGGCGGCGCAATATCGTCGTGACGCGCGATGCTCAGCGGCGTTTCGACGGCTGCGATGCCGTGACCAATCTCGATGATGCGCTGGCGCTCGCGGCGCGTGATGGGGCGGCTGAGGCGTTTTTGATCGGCGGCGCGCAGTTGTATCAGGAAGGTGCGCTTCGCGCGGATAAGATGATCGTTACCGAGATTCATGCCGATTTTGATGGCGATGCCAGGTTTCCGGCGCCTGATCCGGCGGTGTGGCATGAGGTTTCTCGCGAGACGCATTGGGCTAAAGAGCCGAATGATTTTGAGTATGCGTTTGTGGTTTATCAGCGTGTAGCGCGGTAG